In Chrysemys picta bellii isolate R12L10 chromosome 3, ASM1138683v2, whole genome shotgun sequence, a single genomic region encodes these proteins:
- the CLDN20 gene encoding claudin-20 gives MASAGLQFFAFILALLGVFGAITATLLPNWKVNADVGSNIITAITQMQGLWMDCTWYSTGMFSCTLKYSVLSLPVYIQAARTTMVLSCILSAFGICISTVGMKCTKLGGDKDTKSYTSSAGGVCFILAGIFELVPTSWYTREIISNFMDPTVPESSKNEPGGAVYIGFISAGLLFIAGVIFCTSCFKKQQGAWIYPTKQQQFPATQQENNAGYNLKDYV, from the coding sequence ATGGCATCAGCAGGTCTACAgttctttgcttttattttagctTTGTTGGGTGTTTTCGGCGCCATCACAGCCACCTTACTGCCCAACTGGAAAGTAAATGCAGACGTGGGTTCAAATATCATAACAGCTATAACACAGATGCAAGGGCTCTGGATGGACTGCACATGGTACAGCACCGGGATGTTTAGCTGCACTCTGAAATATTCAGTCCTATCCCTCCCTGTCTACATCCAGGCTGCACGGACGACCATGGTCCTGTCTTGCATCCTATCAGCTTTTGGGATTTGCATCTCCACAGTAGGAATGAAGTGCACAAAGTTGGGAGGGGACAAGGACACCAAAAGCTACACTTCTTCTGCTGGAGGGGTCTGCTTCATCCTTGCAGGAATCTTTGAGTTGGTACCAACATCCTGGTACACAAGAGAAATAATTTCAAATTTTATGGACCCAACAGTCCCAGAGAGCAGTAAAAATGAACCCGGAGGAGCTGTTTATATTGGATTCATTTCAGCAGGACTTCTGTTCATTGCAGGTGTGATCTTCTGCACATCCTGttttaaaaagcagcagggagcatGGATTTACCCTACTAAGCAACAACAGTTCCCAGCCACACAGCAAGAGAACAATGCAGGCTACAACCTGAAGGACTACGTGTAA